Proteins encoded by one window of Paenibacillus sp. DCT19:
- a CDS encoding ATP-binding protein, producing the protein MSKQAIPLNSLTEVTNGGHIIYFFEDFNSYVDNAVSYIVTGIDQGHHILLIEEAVTYDKILQKLKDSISHDQLQYLHYANNTEYYGEHGNFEFQHILAHFEDIMGFIQEQNKPIRTWANVMTWGDHPEKQILENLVTYERQTTCVVRDNGMLSVCAYNTEMISSSLQLKLMREHEYMMTDMEFVKSPLYHYRASDDVIFPSLSVQSQLLYEQKHLKIEKEAVEMASQVKSDFITTMNHEIRTPMNGLLGISELLAATELNAEQREYVTTIQSSGKSLLRIVNDILDFNKLESSYDQLLSEPFNPRESVKEMLDILHTAISEKNLQVNISIDSRIPQIVVGDDGRFRQVLLNLLGNAVKFTPVGSIGINVVLLNADGSKLKMQVSIQDTGTGIPQDKRSQLFLPFYRVDNSITRQTEGTGLGLAICKRIIELMNGDIRLEDEHNDTPGTTITFTAEFNKYLEVDL; encoded by the coding sequence ATGAGCAAACAAGCCATTCCTTTGAATTCGTTGACTGAGGTCACGAACGGAGGACATATTATTTATTTTTTCGAGGATTTCAATAGTTATGTTGATAATGCTGTATCTTATATCGTAACGGGGATCGATCAAGGTCATCATATATTACTTATTGAGGAAGCTGTCACATACGATAAGATTTTGCAAAAGCTTAAAGACAGTATATCTCATGATCAGCTTCAATATCTTCATTATGCTAACAATACAGAATACTATGGAGAACATGGTAACTTTGAGTTCCAACATATTCTTGCACATTTTGAAGATATCATGGGCTTCATTCAGGAACAAAACAAGCCTATACGCACTTGGGCGAATGTGATGACATGGGGAGATCACCCGGAAAAGCAGATTCTAGAAAATCTAGTCACTTATGAACGGCAAACCACCTGTGTTGTTCGGGATAATGGAATGTTGTCGGTTTGCGCCTATAATACGGAGATGATCTCTTCCTCATTACAGCTTAAATTAATGAGAGAGCATGAATACATGATGACAGATATGGAGTTTGTAAAATCCCCTCTGTATCACTATCGTGCTTCGGACGACGTGATTTTCCCGTCGTTATCGGTTCAAAGTCAATTGTTGTATGAACAAAAGCATCTAAAGATCGAAAAAGAAGCGGTGGAAATGGCTAGCCAAGTTAAAAGTGATTTCATAACAACGATGAATCATGAGATTAGAACACCGATGAATGGTTTGCTGGGCATCTCTGAGTTATTAGCAGCTACTGAACTGAATGCTGAACAGAGAGAGTATGTCACCACAATACAAAGTAGCGGAAAGTCTCTGCTTCGTATTGTTAATGATATCTTAGATTTTAATAAGCTGGAATCAAGCTACGATCAATTGTTAAGTGAGCCTTTCAATCCTCGTGAATCCGTCAAGGAAATGTTGGATATCCTTCATACCGCAATCTCGGAAAAAAATCTTCAAGTGAATATATCCATAGATTCTCGTATTCCACAGATTGTTGTTGGAGATGATGGTCGATTCAGACAGGTATTGCTGAATTTATTAGGAAATGCCGTGAAATTCACTCCTGTAGGAAGCATCGGCATTAATGTTGTACTTCTAAATGCCGATGGCAGCAAGCTTAAAATGCAAGTCAGCATACAGGATACGGGGACGGGAATACCCCAGGACAAGCGAAGCCAGCTGTTTCTACCATTTTACCGAGTGGATAACAGCATTACCCGACAAACAGAAGGAACAGGTCTTGGGTTAGCAATCTGTAAACGGATCATAGAGCTGATGAATGGGGACATACGCCTTGAAGACGAGCATAATGATACCCCAGGCACTACGATCACGTTCACTGCGGAGTTTAATAAATATCTAGAGGTTGATCTTTGA